One genomic segment of uncultured Desulfobacter sp. includes these proteins:
- a CDS encoding PAS domain S-box protein, with protein sequence MMKYRLQDLIDIEHFQELQNRLNEIYSFPSSIIDNDGNILTATGWQDICTRFHRQNKETEKICIKSDQYIKDHIHEADPALTYHCPHGLVDSVIPIIIDGVHYGNFFTGQFFLEEPNLEFFQAQAQKYGFDEKAYLQAVKKVPIWTKNQLDNYLFFIQGLIVVISESGLKRLREIEHRKQSEKSEKRYRSILKASLDGYWLTDTKGKLLEANDAYCRMSGYSEKELLTMYISDFEIMETPEQVAEHMKKIALKGLDRFESKHRRKDGTVFDVEVSLQFRAEEGGQCVCFLRDITNQKQADKSLRDSEAKYRLLVENQTDLVVKVDLDGRFLFVSPSYCDMFGKKEKELLDKKFMPLVHEYDRKMTAKAMEGLFTPPHTAYFEQRAMTKDGWRWLAWSDTAVLDRDGAVKEIIGVGRDITEGKQAEMALKYSELKWRNILVNTPQIGISINPRAEITFVNEHFLALTGWKENEVLGQNWFDLFIPENVREDVRTVFHAVMGQKDTLGFSNYENEILGKSGQIFNVAWSNVLTKDAEGYVVDVTCLGVDLTERRRSEDKLKKSEIKYRTMMEAIKDPVYICSDDFIIQYMNQAMIDRIGHDATGELCYQSLHGFDKKCQWCKSDETFQAGHAEKNIVSPLDKCFFNVSSTVFVDESGSRSKLSVFRDTTELIELQHRLQQAQKMEAIGNLAGGIAHDFNNILFPIIGMSEMMMEDLSAGSLEHKYANEIHKAGHRAKELVAQILAFSRQSDQKKMPIRFQNILEEVLKLCRATIPANIKIEQKIQRNCGFIMGNATQLHQVAMNLITNAYHALQEKNGKIIIVLEEIEIDRTNLTDTGIHSGKYLLFTVSDDGTGMTDKVKNKIFEPYFTTKEQGKGTGLGLAVVYGIVKEYGGEIEVETQIGSGTIFSVYLPLTSKSENKGVAEIKTEIKMGHEHILLVDDDAAVANLEQQILERLGYQITLRTSSLDAVEVFRSNPDAFDIVITDMTMPNMTGDQLAEEILSIKPDIPIVICTGFSERINEEQAEAIGVKGFLMKPVVKSDLASMVRKVLDDAKKVNL encoded by the coding sequence ATGATGAAATATAGACTACAAGATCTGATTGATATTGAACATTTCCAGGAACTACAGAACAGGTTGAATGAAATTTATTCCTTTCCGTCGTCGATTATCGACAACGATGGAAATATTCTTACCGCAACTGGATGGCAGGATATATGTACTAGGTTTCATAGACAAAACAAAGAAACCGAAAAAATATGTATAAAAAGTGACCAGTATATCAAAGACCATATCCATGAGGCCGACCCAGCATTAACTTATCACTGTCCGCATGGTCTTGTTGACAGTGTCATCCCTATTATTATTGATGGCGTACATTATGGAAATTTTTTTACAGGCCAGTTTTTTTTGGAAGAACCAAACTTAGAATTTTTTCAAGCCCAAGCCCAAAAATATGGCTTTGATGAAAAGGCATACCTTCAAGCAGTTAAAAAGGTACCGATATGGACGAAAAATCAACTTGATAATTATCTATTCTTCATTCAAGGATTGATCGTCGTCATCTCCGAGAGTGGCTTGAAAAGACTGAGGGAGATAGAACATAGAAAACAAAGCGAAAAAAGCGAAAAACGATATCGATCAATTCTTAAAGCGTCTTTGGACGGTTATTGGCTTACGGACACCAAGGGGAAACTCCTTGAGGCTAATGATGCTTATTGCCGCATGAGTGGCTATAGTGAAAAAGAACTACTCACTATGTACATTTCGGACTTTGAAATTATGGAAACACCAGAACAGGTAGCCGAACATATGAAAAAGATAGCCTTGAAAGGATTAGATCGATTTGAATCTAAACATCGCCGCAAAGACGGAACAGTCTTCGATGTTGAAGTCAGTCTTCAATTCCGGGCTGAAGAAGGCGGGCAATGTGTTTGTTTCCTTCGAGATATTACTAATCAAAAACAAGCTGATAAGTCTCTTCGAGATAGTGAGGCCAAGTACCGACTTCTCGTTGAGAACCAAACTGACTTAGTCGTCAAAGTCGATCTTGATGGCCGCTTTTTATTTGTCAGCCCGTCTTATTGCGATATGTTCGGCAAAAAAGAAAAAGAGCTTTTGGATAAGAAATTTATGCCTCTTGTGCATGAATATGACAGGAAAATGACAGCAAAGGCCATGGAGGGACTTTTTACTCCTCCCCATACCGCGTATTTTGAGCAGCGTGCAATGACAAAAGACGGGTGGAGATGGTTGGCTTGGTCCGATACAGCCGTTCTTGATAGGGATGGCGCTGTTAAGGAAATTATCGGTGTTGGCCGGGATATCACAGAGGGGAAACAGGCTGAAATGGCGCTGAAATATTCAGAGCTCAAATGGCGGAATATCCTTGTCAACACCCCTCAAATCGGCATTTCAATAAACCCCAGAGCTGAAATTACTTTCGTCAATGAGCACTTTCTGGCCCTCACCGGATGGAAAGAAAATGAAGTTTTAGGACAAAATTGGTTTGATTTGTTCATTCCGGAAAATGTCCGGGAAGATGTCAGAACGGTTTTCCACGCTGTAATGGGGCAAAAGGATACGCTTGGATTCTCGAATTATGAAAATGAGATCCTTGGAAAATCCGGACAGATTTTTAATGTGGCCTGGTCTAATGTATTGACTAAGGATGCTGAAGGATATGTGGTCGATGTGACTTGTTTAGGCGTTGACCTTACTGAGCGCAGGCGGTCTGAAGACAAATTAAAGAAAAGCGAGATCAAATACCGAACAATGATGGAGGCGATAAAAGACCCTGTTTATATCTGTTCGGACGATTTTATAATACAATATATGAATCAAGCCATGATTGACAGGATCGGCCATGATGCCACAGGGGAGTTGTGTTACCAATCATTGCATGGATTCGATAAAAAATGTCAATGGTGCAAATCTGATGAGACCTTTCAAGCGGGTCATGCCGAAAAAAATATTGTCAGCCCTTTGGACAAATGTTTTTTTAATGTTTCAAGTACTGTCTTTGTGGATGAAAGCGGATCACGGTCCAAGCTATCTGTATTCAGAGATACAACGGAACTCATTGAATTGCAACATCGCCTTCAACAAGCACAAAAGATGGAAGCGATCGGTAATCTTGCCGGCGGTATTGCACACGATTTTAACAATATTTTATTTCCCATCATTGGAATGTCGGAGATGATGATGGAGGATCTGTCGGCCGGAAGCCTGGAGCACAAATATGCAAATGAGATACATAAGGCCGGTCATAGAGCCAAAGAATTGGTGGCGCAGATTCTTGCCTTCAGCCGTCAATCAGACCAGAAAAAAATGCCCATAAGGTTCCAGAATATTTTAGAAGAGGTCCTCAAGCTCTGTCGGGCGACCATTCCGGCAAACATTAAGATAGAGCAGAAAATTCAACGAAATTGCGGCTTCATCATGGGAAATGCCACGCAGCTCCATCAGGTTGCAATGAATCTTATTACCAATGCATACCATGCGCTTCAGGAAAAAAACGGCAAAATAATCATCGTTCTTGAGGAAATCGAAATTGACCGGACCAATTTAACCGATACCGGCATTCATTCAGGAAAGTATCTGTTGTTTACTGTTTCCGATGATGGTACCGGTATGACGGACAAAGTCAAAAATAAGATATTCGAACCTTACTTTACGACCAAAGAGCAGGGTAAGGGAACCGGTCTTGGACTTGCCGTGGTGTACGGGATCGTTAAAGAATATGGTGGCGAGATTGAAGTCGAAACGCAAATCGGGTCAGGTACTATATTCAGCGTCTATCTACCATTAACGAGTAAATCAGAAAACAAAGGGGTTGCAGAAATAAAAACCGAAATTAAGATGGGGCATGAACACATTCTTTTGGTTGATGATGATGCCGCAGTGGCGAACCTTGAGCAGCAGATACTTGAACGGCTTGGTTATCAAATTACGTTGCGTACCAGCAGCTTGGATGCCGTTGAGGTTTTTCGTTCAAATCCGGATGCCTTTGACATTGTCATTACTGACATGACCATGCCGAATATGACTGGTGATCAACTCGCAGAAGAGATTTTATCCATAAAACCGGATATACCTATTGTAATTTGTACCGGGTTCAGCGAAAGGATAAACGAAGAGCAAGCTGAGGCTATTGGGGTAAAAGGCTTCTTAATGAAGCCCGTTGTAAAATCAGATTTGGCGTCGATGGTTCGAAAAGTGCTGGATGATGCTAAAAAGGTTAATCTCTGA
- the ptsP gene encoding phosphoenolpyruvate--protein phosphotransferase, translating to MNKFALEASVTPVEQLKKMNRKEPDHLNLLFDMGKLASIITSGSDIEAFLTGASELVAKHLQAHVCSIYLFDSRSKDLVLKATRGLKPEAVDRVRMLPGEGLVGQCFSQDQVLRVGNARTSPGFKYFDNAGEEPFNSFLCIPIRRGVVKIGVLVVQQREMDHFTLLDERALRTAATQLAGAIENARLLMALEPEQADIDEDADAISKKFPAFIKGKSDGYGLASGTIRPSRRKRKAILFEADTSNVTNPLADFQTAVEKTIDELKTLQDKFAASLPESDSLIFTAHFMMLKDKNFTGKMKILIEQGTSPVTAIQQVTLKYIKVFSDNPNAYMQEKAVDVEDLGIRLLSHLKAVHTPKAPDKGTIFVTQDIYPSDMMKLTADGIRGIVLVGGGVTSHVTILARSLSIPLIIADDPVFIDLPDTTRLLLDADQGNIYINPDDNTLAMFKGKQEAENRAKAREMLSATYTLDNRRIRLLANINLLSEIHMARELKVEGIGLYRTEFPFLIRSGFPSEDEQYLIYKGLFDKTEPGSVTTVRTLDAGGDKVIKHTDFIQEANPALGLRSIRFSLKYRQIFRTQIRAILRAAHGREKVRLMFPLISSIDEFLEAKQIMDQCIRQMAQEGVPHKSDPEVGMMIELPSVLATIDEFAQLADFFSIGTNDFIQYMLGADRGNKLVAEHYIPYHPAVNRGIEKIATAAVSHGIDVSVCGEMAHDPEHIPFLLGVGITSLSVDPKFLPSVQATVMETSFSRASAYAHRLLAQTRVKDAAAVLKTGPGK from the coding sequence GTGAATAAATTTGCATTGGAGGCAAGCGTAACGCCTGTGGAACAACTAAAAAAAATGAATAGAAAAGAACCCGACCATCTTAACCTGCTGTTCGACATGGGGAAACTTGCCTCCATCATCACCAGCGGATCGGACATTGAAGCATTTCTCACCGGTGCCAGTGAACTTGTGGCAAAGCATCTCCAAGCCCATGTCTGCTCCATCTACCTTTTTGATTCCCGTTCCAAAGACCTGGTCCTGAAAGCCACCCGGGGGCTGAAGCCCGAAGCCGTTGACCGAGTCAGGATGCTTCCCGGAGAAGGCCTGGTGGGCCAGTGTTTCTCCCAGGATCAGGTTCTGCGGGTGGGAAACGCAAGAACAAGCCCGGGATTCAAATATTTTGACAATGCCGGAGAAGAACCCTTTAATTCTTTTCTTTGTATTCCCATCCGACGTGGGGTGGTAAAAATCGGCGTTCTGGTGGTCCAGCAACGGGAGATGGATCATTTTACCCTGCTTGATGAGCGTGCATTGAGAACGGCCGCCACCCAGTTGGCCGGTGCCATTGAAAATGCAAGACTGCTCATGGCCCTGGAGCCTGAGCAGGCGGATATAGACGAAGATGCAGACGCTATTTCAAAAAAATTCCCTGCTTTCATTAAAGGCAAATCCGACGGATACGGATTAGCCTCCGGCACGATCCGGCCTTCGAGAAGAAAACGCAAAGCCATTCTGTTTGAGGCGGACACATCCAATGTCACCAATCCCCTGGCAGATTTTCAAACCGCCGTGGAAAAAACCATTGATGAATTAAAGACTCTGCAAGATAAATTTGCCGCAAGTCTACCGGAAAGCGACTCTTTGATATTCACTGCCCATTTCATGATGCTCAAAGACAAAAATTTCACGGGAAAAATGAAAATTCTGATAGAACAGGGCACCTCTCCTGTGACAGCCATTCAACAGGTCACCCTGAAATACATAAAAGTCTTTTCGGACAATCCCAATGCATATATGCAGGAAAAAGCCGTGGATGTTGAGGACTTAGGCATACGTCTTTTGTCCCATCTCAAGGCCGTGCATACGCCCAAAGCCCCTGACAAGGGGACAATTTTTGTAACCCAGGACATTTACCCCTCGGACATGATGAAACTCACGGCCGACGGCATCCGGGGCATTGTGCTGGTAGGCGGCGGCGTTACCTCCCATGTCACCATACTTGCCCGGTCCCTGTCCATTCCGCTGATCATTGCCGATGATCCTGTTTTTATAGATCTGCCCGACACCACCCGGCTGCTGTTAGATGCAGACCAAGGCAACATTTACATCAATCCGGACGACAACACCCTTGCCATGTTCAAGGGCAAACAGGAGGCCGAAAACCGTGCAAAGGCCCGGGAGATGCTGTCTGCCACCTACACCCTTGACAACAGACGCATCCGGTTGCTTGCCAATATCAACCTGCTTAGTGAAATTCACATGGCCCGGGAACTGAAAGTTGAAGGCATAGGTCTTTACCGTACGGAATTCCCATTCCTGATCCGGTCCGGCTTTCCTTCGGAAGACGAACAATACCTTATTTATAAAGGGTTGTTTGACAAAACGGAACCAGGAAGCGTCACCACCGTGCGCACCCTGGATGCCGGCGGAGATAAGGTCATAAAACACACTGATTTTATCCAGGAAGCCAACCCGGCCTTAGGCTTACGCTCCATTCGCTTTTCCCTGAAGTACCGCCAGATTTTCCGGACCCAGATCAGAGCCATTTTAAGGGCTGCCCATGGCAGGGAAAAGGTTCGCCTGATGTTTCCATTAATATCCTCCATCGACGAATTTCTGGAGGCAAAACAGATAATGGACCAATGTATCCGTCAGATGGCGCAGGAGGGTGTGCCCCACAAAAGCGATCCTGAGGTGGGCATGATGATTGAACTGCCTTCGGTGCTTGCCACCATAGATGAATTTGCTCAACTGGCAGATTTTTTTTCCATCGGCACCAATGACTTTATCCAGTATATGTTGGGTGCGGACCGGGGCAATAAACTGGTGGCCGAGCACTATATCCCTTACCATCCTGCGGTGAACCGCGGCATTGAAAAGATTGCAACAGCGGCGGTCAGTCATGGCATTGATGTATCCGTATGCGGAGAGATGGCTCATGATCCCGAACACATCCCCTTTCTGCTCGGGGTGGGTATCACCAGCCTCAGCGTGGATCCCAAATTCCTGCCCAGTGTCCAGGCCACGGTCATGGAGACAAGTTTTTCCCGGGCAAGCGCGTATGCCCACCGTCTGCTGGCGCAAACCCGGGTCAAGGATGCTGCTGCGGTGTTGAAAACCGGACCCGGAAAATGA
- a CDS encoding type II toxin-antitoxin system RelE/ParE family toxin: MYRVKLTPAAVKMFNALHPTIKSRIKSRLKELYHNPCQGKALRDELSSFRSLKMKRYRAVYRVDHEHKEAVVYAIGHRRNIYERVSSLKQP, encoded by the coding sequence ATGTACCGTGTCAAATTGACACCCGCTGCCGTAAAAATGTTCAACGCTCTTCACCCAACAATCAAAAGCCGGATAAAATCAAGATTAAAAGAACTCTACCATAATCCATGCCAGGGAAAAGCATTAAGAGATGAGCTATCCAGTTTCAGATCGCTGAAGATGAAACGCTACCGGGCAGTATACAGGGTCGATCATGAACATAAGGAAGCTGTGGTCTATGCAATCGGTCACAGAAGAAACATCTATGAAAGGGTTTCCTCACTCAAGCAGCCCTGA
- a CDS encoding type II toxin-antitoxin system Phd/YefM family antitoxin, translating into MQIDGYIPITQAKTKLLDMVRNFDDREDTIAITKNGVPKAILMSIEQYEAMCETIEILADNSLMTQVRQSEDEINRKEALTDLEDIL; encoded by the coding sequence ATGCAGATTGATGGTTACATTCCGATTACACAAGCAAAAACGAAACTGCTTGATATGGTCAGGAATTTTGATGACAGAGAAGACACTATAGCAATTACAAAAAACGGCGTCCCAAAGGCTATTCTCATGTCCATAGAACAATATGAAGCCATGTGCGAAACCATAGAAATTCTTGCTGACAACAGCTTAATGACGCAAGTCCGGCAGTCGGAAGATGAGATAAATCGAAAAGAGGCGTTGACTGATTTAGAGGATATTCTTTAA
- a CDS encoding alpha/beta fold hydrolase, with product MFKFKITGFFVLFLFFLAACVPEPSFLKETGSPAGVPPDPDLPFSQYVQESRKNIEHILSDLRFANGDSPYLGEYSAAQAAQMRGPFELLPENSSTGPGKSKGFLLIHGLNHSPYRMRNIADSLHQAYPNGTIRAVLLPGHGTVAGDSLTMKHTDWMAITDYGVRSFEKMETISDLYLVGFSTGTALAVRHLQNNPKSSKIKGLILISTAVKAKTGAAFLSPYLRRVKDWLATFEERDAAQYESFSVNAGAEFFLLTKNIMKSKTLIDVPVLMAVSADDETIDANAARQFFCDRVTARRRGLIWYASRHAKRNIDPPCEDIKEVKPGPVDREFQGTAYRFANYAHTALSMSPADPHYGVNGKYHHCKAYDTPPDMEDFNKCQKGSARTIFGEKDIASKAAKKELDYDYWRRGTFNPDYPRLERAIICFADETCNLQRSLDDQ from the coding sequence ATGTTCAAATTTAAGATAACCGGGTTCTTTGTTCTTTTCTTGTTTTTTCTTGCTGCCTGCGTGCCGGAACCTTCTTTCCTGAAAGAAACCGGCAGTCCGGCCGGTGTTCCTCCGGATCCGGATTTGCCTTTCAGTCAATATGTTCAGGAAAGCAGAAAAAATATTGAACATATCTTGAGTGACCTCCGGTTCGCCAATGGAGATAGTCCCTATCTTGGTGAGTATTCGGCTGCCCAGGCAGCACAAATGCGGGGGCCCTTTGAACTTCTCCCGGAAAACAGCAGCACAGGGCCCGGTAAAAGCAAGGGGTTTCTCCTCATCCACGGGCTCAACCACTCCCCCTACCGGATGCGCAATATTGCCGACTCCCTGCATCAGGCCTATCCCAACGGAACCATCCGGGCTGTTCTGCTGCCCGGCCACGGTACGGTTGCCGGAGACTCACTGACCATGAAGCATACGGACTGGATGGCCATCACCGACTATGGGGTCCGCAGCTTTGAAAAGATGGAGACGATTTCCGATCTTTATCTGGTGGGATTTTCCACCGGCACAGCCCTTGCCGTCCGCCATCTGCAGAACAACCCCAAAAGTTCAAAAATTAAAGGACTCATCCTGATCTCTACAGCCGTTAAAGCCAAGACCGGGGCTGCCTTTCTCAGTCCTTACCTGCGCCGGGTAAAGGACTGGCTTGCAACATTTGAAGAAAGGGACGCAGCGCAATATGAATCATTTTCCGTCAATGCCGGCGCCGAATTTTTCCTGCTCACCAAGAACATTATGAAAAGCAAAACTCTTATTGACGTTCCGGTACTCATGGCGGTCAGTGCCGACGATGAAACCATTGACGCCAATGCTGCCCGGCAGTTTTTCTGCGATCGGGTGACCGCCCGGCGCCGCGGCCTGATCTGGTATGCTTCCCGGCATGCCAAGCGGAACATTGATCCGCCCTGTGAGGACATCAAAGAAGTCAAGCCGGGCCCGGTGGACCGGGAGTTCCAGGGAACCGCATACCGGTTTGCCAATTATGCCCACACGGCCCTATCCATGAGTCCAGCAGATCCACATTACGGCGTTAATGGTAAGTATCACCATTGCAAAGCCTATGATACCCCGCCGGATATGGAAGATTTCAATAAATGCCAAAAAGGCTCAGCCAGAACCATTTTCGGAGAAAAGGATATTGCCTCCAAGGCAGCTAAAAAAGAGCTGGATTACGATTATTGGAGAAGAGGAACCTTTAATCCGGATTACCCGAGACTGGAGAGGGCCATCATCTGTTTTGCCGATGAGACCTGCAACCTTCAAAGATCTCTGGATGATCAATAA